The sequence below is a genomic window from Barrientosiimonas humi.
GGCGGCCATCTCGGCCGCCCTCGCCCTGGCGCCGGTCGGGGCGGTGGTGGTGGCGCCGCACCACGCGTACAACGGGACGGGGGCGCTGCTCGCCGAGCTGGCCGAGCAGGGCGTCGTGCAGGTGCGCCGGGTCGACATCGCGGACACCGACGAGGTGCTCGCCGCCCTCGACGGCGCGGCCCTGCTGTGGACCGAGTCGCCGACCAACCCGATGCTCGAGATCGCCGATCTGCCAACGCTTTTCGCTGCTGCTCGCGAGCGCGGCGTGGTGTCGGTCTGCGACAACACCTTCTCCACGCCGCTGCTGCAGCGCCCGCTCGAGCTCGGCGCCGACGTGGTGGTGCACTCGGTCACCAAGTTCCTCTCCGGGCACTCCGACGTGCTGCTCGGCGCCGCGGTCACCGCCGACGATGGCCTGCGCGAGCGGCTGCACACGCACCGCACGCTGCGCGGTGCGATCCCCGGCCCGATGGAGACCTGGCTCGCGCTGCGCGGGCTGCGCACGCTGCACCTGCGCCTGGAGCGCTCGTGCGCCAACGCGGCGGTGCTGGCCGAACGGCTGCGCGAGCACCCGGCGGTCGAGCGGGTGCGTTATCCCGGCACGGGCGCGATCGTGGCGATCGAGCCGGTCGGTGGCCGGGCCGCGGCCGAGCGGGTGGAGCAGGTGGTGCGCGTGTGGACGCCCGCGACCAGCCTCGGCGGCGTGGAGTCGCTGCTCGAGCGCCGTCGCCGCCACCCGGCGGAGCCGCCGACCGTGCCCGAGCAGCTGGTGCGGCTCAGCGTCGGGGTCGAGGACGTCGAGGACCTGTGGCGCGACCTGGACCGGGCGCTGTCCGACTGATCGCGACCGGGCGCTCGGCCCGCGTCAGCTGCGCTCGTGCTTGCGGCTGCGCGACATGAGCTGCTCGACGACGTCGGCGGGACGGCGCCCCTCGAACACCACGGCCGCGACGTTCTCGACGATCGGCACCTCGGCGCCGACGCTGGTGGCCAGCTCGAGGATCGACCGGCACGACTTCACGCCCTCGGCGGTCTGCTTGGTGCTGGCCTGCACCTCCTCCAGCGTCTGCCCCTGGCCGAGCTTGAAGCCGAACGTGTAGTTGCGCGACAGCGGCGAGGCGCACGTCGCCACCAGGTCGCCCACGCCGGCGAGACCGAGGAAGGTCTGCGGGTCGGCGCCGAGCCGGATGCCGAAGCGCGCCGTCTCGGCGAGCCCCCGGGTCAGCAGGCTGGCCATGGTGTTGTCGCCCATCCCCATGCCCTTGGCCATGCCGACGGCGAGCGCGATGACGTTCTTGACCGCACCGCCGATCTCAACGCCCACGACGTCGCCGTTGGTGTAGGGGCGAAAGTACGGCGTGGCCGACGCCTCGGCCACCCTGGCCCGGGCCATCGCGTTGGTGGAGGCGACCACGGCGGCCGCCGGCTGCTTGGCGGCGATCTCGCGCGCCAGGTTGGGCCCCGACACGACCACGATGCGCTCGGGGTCGACCGACGCCGCCTCGGCGATGACCTCGCTCATCCGGCGGGTGGTGCCGAGCTCGATGCCCTTCATCAGCGACACGACATAGGCGTCGTCGCCGATCGCGTCGCCCCACTGCGCGAGGTTGTCGCGCAACGTCTGCGAAGGCACCGCCAGCACCGCGACCTGCGCGCCCTCGGCCGCCTCGCGCGGGTCGGCCGTCGCGCGCACCGCGTCGGGCAGCTGCAGGTCGGGCAGATATCCGCCGTTGCGTCGGGTGCTGTTGATCTCGTCGGCGACCTCGGGCCGGCGGCTCCAGATCGTCACGTCGCACCCGGCGTCGGCCAGGATCGCGGCGTACGCCGTCCCCCAGCTGCCGCTGCCGAAAACCGTTGCGCGGGTCATGATCTCGCCTCTCCGTCCGCGCGTCCGGGGCCGGCCGGGCGGAACCGCTCGGCAGGTGCCCGCTCGCCACGGATCGTCTCGAGCTGGGTGGTGATGGCCGCCATCAGCCGCTCGGTCGCGGTGCGCAGGGTGGCGCTGTCGTACGGCCGCGCCAGGTCGGACAGGTCGACCGGCGGACCCGCCTGGATGCGGATCGTCTTGCGCGGCAACAGCTTCGGGACCTTGCCGCGATAGGGCCACAGCAGGTCCTGGGTCCCCCACATCGCGACGGGGATCAGCGGGCAGTCGGTCTCGAGCGCGATGCGCGCCGCGCCGGTCTTGCCGGCCATCGGCCACAGCCCGGGGTCGCGGGTGAGCGTGCCCTCGGGCATCACCACGACGCAGGCGCCCTCGCGCACGGCCTGGATCGCCGCGGTCAGGGCGTCGACCGCGCGCACGGTGTTGCGATAGACGGGGATCTGCCCGGTGCCGCGGATGACGTGCCCGAGGCCCGGCACGTCGAGCAGGCTGGACTTCGCGAGGTAGTGCGGGGCGCGGCCGTGGTCGACCAGGAAGTGCCCGAGCGTGAGCGGGTCGGTGTAGGAGACGTGGTTGGCGGCGAGCACGAACCCGCCCTCGCGCGGCAGGTGCTCGCCCCCGCTCCACTCCTGGCGCGTGACGCCCTGCATCACCGGGCGCAGACCGCCGATGATGCGTCGGAACAGGGGCGTGATCTCCTCACGCATCGGCTCTCGGGGCACCGGTCTCCTCCACGTGGCGGCGGGGTCCCGGTCATCCTGCCACGCGGCGCGCCGCCGGACCGGCCGCCTCGGACATACCCCTGCGTGTGTGTCGTCGCGGGGCTGTCACCGGGCGATGAGACCATGGCCGCGTGAGCGTCTCACCCCCGACCGCCGCCCGCACCTCGACCTGGCACGTCGTCGTGCCCGTCAAGAGCCGGTTCCGCGCCAAGTCGCGGCTGCACGCGCCCGCCGGCGTCGACAAGCCCGGCCTCGCACTGGCCCTCGCGCTCGACACCCTCGACGCCGTGCTCGACGTCGTGCGCACCGACCGGCTGATCGTCGTCACCGAGGACGACCTGGTCACCGCCCACCTCGCCGAGCGCGACGTGCGCACCGTCCCCGACCCGGCCCGCGGTCTCAACCCGGCCGTCCAGGCGGGTCTCGCCGAGGCCGTCCGGCGCGACGCGGGCCTGCCCACCGCCGTGCTGCTCGGCGACCTCCCGGCGCTGCGCCCGGCCGAGCTGCTCGCGGGGCTGCGCGCGTGCGCCGCGACCGAGAGCGCGCTCGTGCCCGACCACGACGGGCACGGCACCGTGCTGCTGACCCATCACGACCCGCGCGCGCTCGCGCCCCGGTTCGGTCGCGGCTCGGCCGCGCGCCACGCCCGGCGCTGCACGGTGCTCGACCTCGACCTGCCGACGCTGCGGCACGACGTCGACGACCTCGCCTCGCTCGACCGGGCCGCCGAGCTCGGTCTCGGCGAGCACAGCGCCGCGGCGCTCGGTGCCGAGCGACGGAGCGCCTAACGTGCAGGCCACCGTGCACACCTTCGACCTCGACACCGCCTCGGGCTCGGTGCTCATGGACAACGGGCGCGAGCTGCGCTTCGGGCAGACGGCCTTCGCCGCGAGCGGGCTGCGGCACCTGCGCCCCGGCCAGCGGGTCAGCGTCGAGATCGGCTCCGACGGCGGGGTGTCCCGGCTGTGGATCGTCGGCATCGGCGCGGGCCAGATCATCCGCTGACCTGACCTGACCGACCGGGCCGCGTACCCGAAATCACCACCTCGGGCCGCCGGACACGCCACG
It includes:
- a CDS encoding trans-sulfuration enzyme family protein, with product MPDLPLSPATRLVAGGRPAHQPGASLNAPVELTSTYVAGAPVNYARVDNPTWRAFEDVLGELEGGSALAYASGMAAISAALALAPVGAVVVAPHHAYNGTGALLAELAEQGVVQVRRVDIADTDEVLAALDGAALLWTESPTNPMLEIADLPTLFAAARERGVVSVCDNTFSTPLLQRPLELGADVVVHSVTKFLSGHSDVLLGAAVTADDGLRERLHTHRTLRGAIPGPMETWLALRGLRTLHLRLERSCANAAVLAERLREHPAVERVRYPGTGAIVAIEPVGGRAAAERVEQVVRVWTPATSLGGVESLLERRRRHPAEPPTVPEQLVRLSVGVEDVEDLWRDLDRALSD
- a CDS encoding NAD(P)H-dependent glycerol-3-phosphate dehydrogenase codes for the protein MTRATVFGSGSWGTAYAAILADAGCDVTIWSRRPEVADEINSTRRNGGYLPDLQLPDAVRATADPREAAEGAQVAVLAVPSQTLRDNLAQWGDAIGDDAYVVSLMKGIELGTTRRMSEVIAEAASVDPERIVVVSGPNLAREIAAKQPAAAVVASTNAMARARVAEASATPYFRPYTNGDVVGVEIGGAVKNVIALAVGMAKGMGMGDNTMASLLTRGLAETARFGIRLGADPQTFLGLAGVGDLVATCASPLSRNYTFGFKLGQGQTLEEVQASTKQTAEGVKSCRSILELATSVGAEVPIVENVAAVVFEGRRPADVVEQLMSRSRKHERS
- a CDS encoding lysophospholipid acyltransferase family protein, whose amino-acid sequence is MPREPMREEITPLFRRIIGGLRPVMQGVTRQEWSGGEHLPREGGFVLAANHVSYTDPLTLGHFLVDHGRAPHYLAKSSLLDVPGLGHVIRGTGQIPVYRNTVRAVDALTAAIQAVREGACVVVMPEGTLTRDPGLWPMAGKTGAARIALETDCPLIPVAMWGTQDLLWPYRGKVPKLLPRKTIRIQAGPPVDLSDLARPYDSATLRTATERLMAAITTQLETIRGERAPAERFRPAGPGRADGEARS
- the cofC gene encoding 2-phospho-L-lactate guanylyltransferase translates to MSVSPPTAARTSTWHVVVPVKSRFRAKSRLHAPAGVDKPGLALALALDTLDAVLDVVRTDRLIVVTEDDLVTAHLAERDVRTVPDPARGLNPAVQAGLAEAVRRDAGLPTAVLLGDLPALRPAELLAGLRACAATESALVPDHDGHGTVLLTHHDPRALAPRFGRGSAARHARRCTVLDLDLPTLRHDVDDLASLDRAAELGLGEHSAAALGAERRSA
- a CDS encoding cold-shock protein, producing the protein MQATVHTFDLDTASGSVLMDNGRELRFGQTAFAASGLRHLRPGQRVSVEIGSDGGVSRLWIVGIGAGQIIR